From the Ruminiclostridium josui JCM 17888 genome, one window contains:
- a CDS encoding recombinase family protein encodes MVKTCIYLRKSREDERMEKELGKGETLSKHREDLLNFAKKKDLFIAKIYEELVTGESLLYRPAMLELLKDVEAGVYDAVLVMDLQRLGRGDMEEQGIILKAFKNTNTKIITPDKEYDLSNEFDEEYSEFEAFMSRKEYKMINKRLQRGVIHSVNSGNYNSPYPPFGYIIKQEKLGRTLEPHPQQSEIIKCIYGWYVNESVGSQIIAQRLNSMGLKTNKNNNWTCQAVTAILKNPVYTGKIAWRKTSINRMPPKKSKKVQPRQDWILAEGKHPALISETIYQKAQNIMKNNNKTHTKQSSCLQNTLAGIIVCGVCGAKMRYRPYHNSEPHLVCINKCGNKSSKFKYIENCVLSSLNEYLKEYLFELSEEPQKNTSSQDALKASYAMLEKQMKEAYLQKENVYNLLEKGVYSVEDFNQRLISVNTRINELRQSISNIDKLQKKVLSQNPCNTKIQSGISKIMKIYNNLKSVEDKNILLKSILGKVEYFKSKDCRNDNFLLRIFPLI; translated from the coding sequence ATGGTAAAGACCTGCATATATCTTAGAAAATCAAGAGAAGATGAGAGAATGGAAAAGGAACTTGGAAAAGGTGAAACACTTTCAAAGCATAGAGAAGATTTATTAAATTTTGCAAAAAAGAAAGATTTATTTATTGCAAAAATTTATGAAGAACTTGTTACAGGAGAAAGTCTTCTTTACAGACCTGCCATGCTTGAACTTCTAAAGGACGTTGAAGCCGGAGTGTACGATGCTGTTCTGGTAATGGATTTACAAAGGCTTGGCCGCGGAGATATGGAAGAACAAGGAATTATTCTTAAGGCCTTTAAAAATACAAATACTAAAATTATAACCCCGGACAAGGAATATGACCTTTCAAATGAGTTTGACGAAGAATATAGTGAATTTGAAGCATTCATGAGCCGTAAGGAATACAAAATGATTAACAAGCGCCTTCAAAGAGGAGTTATTCATTCTGTAAACAGCGGCAACTACAATTCTCCATACCCTCCATTTGGATATATTATAAAGCAGGAGAAATTGGGACGTACTTTGGAGCCTCATCCACAGCAATCTGAAATTATAAAGTGTATATACGGATGGTATGTAAATGAATCCGTGGGCAGTCAGATTATTGCACAAAGACTTAATAGTATGGGGCTTAAAACAAATAAAAATAATAATTGGACTTGTCAGGCGGTAACAGCTATTTTAAAAAATCCTGTTTATACTGGAAAAATAGCTTGGAGAAAAACCTCAATTAATCGTATGCCCCCAAAAAAGAGCAAAAAGGTTCAACCAAGACAGGACTGGATTCTTGCAGAAGGAAAACATCCTGCACTGATTTCAGAAACTATTTATCAAAAAGCACAAAACATCATGAAAAATAACAATAAAACTCACACCAAACAATCTTCCTGTCTACAAAATACTTTAGCCGGAATAATTGTTTGCGGAGTTTGCGGGGCTAAAATGCGGTATAGACCATACCATAATTCAGAGCCACATCTTGTATGTATTAATAAATGCGGTAATAAAAGCAGTAAGTTTAAATATATTGAGAACTGTGTGCTGTCAAGCCTTAATGAATATCTAAAAGAATATTTATTTGAATTATCAGAAGAGCCTCAGAAGAATACTAGCAGTCAGGATGCTTTAAAGGCTAGTTATGCTATGCTTGAAAAACAGATGAAAGAAGCTTATTTACAAAAAGAGAATGTTTATAATCTTTTGGAAAAAGGTGTTTATTCTGTAGAGGATTTTAATCAAAGACTTATTTCTGTTAATACAAGAATTAATGAACTCCGGCAATCTATTTCTAACATAGACAAACTACAGAAAAAAGTACTTAGTCAAAACCCTTGCAATACAAAGATTCAAAGTGGTATTTCAAAAATAATGAAAATATATAATAATCTAAAAAGCGTTGAAGATAAAAATATCTTACTTAAAAGTATTTTAGGAAAAGTTGAATACTTCAAAAGCAAGGATTGTAGAAATGATAATTTTTTGCTGAGGATATTTCCTCTTATTTAG
- a CDS encoding fascin domain-containing protein, whose amino-acid sequence MSFMGARVAVKASNGEYLCIEKNDALLTSSRYDETRQDIIFTVPAALSGAYIQTHTRDLLSVADDGLVRIKSNNEAITNNETFDFICLGMNKVAIRAHNGKFVSYKRDNNRKLYAASNTIGPDEIFEVIVVFR is encoded by the coding sequence ATGTCGTTTATGGGAGCTAGGGTAGCTGTTAAAGCAAGTAACGGCGAATACTTATGTATTGAGAAAAATGATGCTTTATTAACATCAAGTAGGTATGATGAAACCAGACAAGATATTATATTTACTGTGCCGGCAGCCTTGAGCGGTGCATACATACAAACACATACCAGAGATTTGCTCAGTGTTGCTGATGATGGGCTAGTAAGAATTAAATCCAACAATGAGGCTATTACTAATAACGAAACATTTGATTTTATTTGCCTTGGCATGAATAAGGTTGCAATAAGAGCACACAACGGAAAGTTTGTAAGCTATAAGAGAGATAATAATAGAAAATTATATGCAGCAAGCAACACAATAGGTCCTGATGAAATCTTTGAAGTTATAGTGGTTTTTAGATAA
- a CDS encoding ATP-binding protein encodes MLESIIKILIYLFSAGVHLVLLIRIKNIKYSRQLHRICALNILILFMWTILAVSNIIIDTITGYRICSIYFAGSICVFFLPATLIMFCILLVKNKISSIVTYILICIPPVTSTIMLVTNSFHKLFIKEISEDVKTLVFGSYYYVHCTWQLIYSTFAVLYLIYFSLKYTNCLTRQILLVVSGIIMPIAVDYVVYLNYFSNLPISLPDSIHTLSYCFTTVCLSIAIKKYKFLDTLPIAIRSIVDYISDSFVVIDYKNNILEMNNNFKNEFGSIIKQNESDFYKVMQDENFNNLKNQISKITANKGGSHQNTRIEQEFTINDVWRYFEIEIIHVYAHEQYIAILILFRDLTEHIQVIKLMEENAKQMIEKARLISLHNLIGGISHNMKSPLMSSSGGILALKNHTRKLESLITDLNNNGEYSEYLDIVSDMRKWEDTIKNYLVYMSDMITAVKEQAASMIGTQHRKFTVGELFSKIELLLDFELKKSNCSLNSVLNVNEDTCIEGDISSLTQILGNAVINATQAYSDGGVINLQADAKPEGVLFTIQDFGKGIPSDIKNRIFNEMVTTKGKDGSGLGLYFANIAVKSQFRGSISIESEEGKGTTVFITIPIKTSI; translated from the coding sequence ATGCTTGAATCAATAATAAAAATCTTAATCTATTTATTCTCTGCAGGAGTACATTTAGTACTCCTAATCAGAATAAAAAATATAAAATATTCAAGGCAGCTGCATCGTATCTGTGCCTTGAATATTTTAATCCTATTTATGTGGACGATACTTGCAGTGTCAAATATTATCATAGACACTATTACAGGTTATAGGATATGCAGCATATACTTTGCGGGTTCAATCTGTGTATTTTTTCTCCCGGCGACTCTTATTATGTTTTGCATACTCCTTGTAAAGAACAAAATCAGCTCTATTGTAACTTATATTCTAATTTGCATACCACCTGTAACGAGCACAATAATGCTTGTTACCAATAGCTTTCATAAGCTTTTTATAAAGGAAATTTCAGAAGATGTTAAGACTTTGGTATTCGGAAGCTATTACTATGTTCATTGTACATGGCAATTGATTTATTCGACTTTTGCGGTTTTATACCTTATATATTTCAGTCTCAAGTACACAAACTGCCTTACAAGACAAATACTCCTTGTAGTTTCAGGTATAATTATGCCTATAGCAGTGGATTATGTGGTATATTTAAACTATTTTTCAAACCTTCCTATTTCATTACCTGACAGTATACACACCCTGAGCTATTGCTTTACAACGGTGTGCTTATCAATTGCAATAAAGAAATATAAGTTTCTTGATACACTTCCCATTGCAATAAGGAGTATTGTGGACTACATAAGTGATTCATTTGTAGTTATAGACTATAAAAACAACATTTTGGAAATGAACAATAACTTTAAAAACGAGTTTGGCTCAATAATAAAACAAAATGAGAGTGATTTTTATAAAGTAATGCAGGATGAGAATTTTAATAATCTCAAAAATCAAATATCTAAAATTACTGCCAACAAGGGAGGATCACATCAGAATACAAGAATTGAGCAGGAATTCACAATAAATGATGTTTGGCGTTACTTTGAAATTGAAATTATACATGTATATGCTCATGAGCAATACATTGCAATACTTATTTTATTCCGTGACCTGACAGAGCATATACAGGTTATAAAACTGATGGAAGAGAATGCAAAGCAGATGATTGAAAAGGCAAGACTGATTTCTTTGCATAATCTTATAGGTGGTATTTCTCATAATATGAAATCTCCGCTGATGTCATCTTCAGGAGGCATTCTTGCTCTTAAAAACCATACCCGCAAGCTAGAGAGTCTAATAACTGATTTGAATAATAATGGGGAATACTCTGAATATTTGGATATTGTATCAGATATGAGAAAATGGGAGGATACAATAAAAAATTACCTTGTTTATATGTCAGACATGATTACTGCAGTTAAAGAACAAGCTGCCAGTATGATTGGAACCCAGCATAGAAAATTTACAGTAGGAGAATTATTCTCAAAGATTGAATTACTTTTGGATTTTGAGCTTAAAAAGTCCAATTGCAGCCTAAACAGTGTTTTAAATGTTAATGAGGATACTTGTATAGAAGGAGACATTTCATCATTGACACAAATTCTGGGAAATGCTGTCATAAATGCTACGCAGGCATACAGTGATGGTGGTGTCATCAATTTGCAGGCAGACGCTAAGCCAGAAGGAGTTCTATTTACAATACAGGATTTTGGAAAAGGAATTCCATCAGATATAAAGAATCGAATTTTTAATGAAATGGTTACAACTAAAGGCAAAGATGGTTCAGGTCTCGGACTGTATTTTGCGAATATTGCCGTAAAGAGTCAATTCCGGGGTTCTATATCCATTGAGTCGGAAGAAGGCAAAGGAACTACAGTATTTATAACAATTCCCATAAAAACGTCTATTTGA
- a CDS encoding response regulator, with the protein MEDKFKIIIIDDEQGVIDAIKANLSSEYIVDGFVTSKEGIDAIKENNYDLLILDYFIDSMDGKQVTEKIRKTDDELYIMLLTGRAEEAPGLETLKNLDIQMYCEKTANFEEILIMIESARKSVEHSRKEGSFGIRLKRLRRIHNISQEDLGKFLGVGRTAIANWETNQTEPTGENIKKLAELFRVTTDYLLCYKANFGDTPNLSKK; encoded by the coding sequence ATGGAAGATAAATTCAAAATAATTATTATTGATGATGAACAGGGAGTTATTGATGCAATAAAAGCAAATCTTTCATCCGAATACATAGTTGATGGGTTTGTGACTTCAAAGGAAGGAATCGATGCAATAAAGGAAAATAATTACGACCTCTTGATTTTAGACTATTTTATTGATTCCATGGATGGAAAACAAGTAACCGAAAAGATAAGAAAAACAGATGATGAGCTTTATATTATGCTTCTTACCGGAAGGGCCGAAGAAGCTCCTGGTTTGGAAACACTTAAAAATCTTGATATTCAAATGTATTGCGAAAAGACAGCAAACTTTGAAGAAATACTGATTATGATTGAGTCTGCAAGAAAATCTGTAGAGCATTCAAGAAAAGAAGGAAGCTTTGGTATTCGTCTAAAAAGGCTGAGAAGAATCCATAATATCAGTCAAGAAGACCTTGGCAAATTTTTAGGAGTAGGTCGTACGGCTATAGCTAACTGGGAAACCAATCAAACTGAGCCTACAGGGGAAAACATAAAAAAACTTGCAGAACTTTTTAGAGTAACCACGGACTATTTACTTTGCTACAAGGCTAATTTCGGAGATACCCCTAATCTGTCAAAAAAATAG
- a CDS encoding DUF4474 domain-containing protein — protein MDLSKLKPEDVTRTIAEYLIENPAAVYATQHGWFKDLFYAAGFVRDDKGVYHARQDALQQYGGYNFVYDIIFDYATSMKTQPFEFTYDDQDYRFWAWKGDYLNLGAGAELGLYKRLSVFENETDHWLVDTNLALPMTLTLNDNKGNLIASYNPSEPQWWITAFNPYKQDVNARDLRVTYTVDFSGNKENKGMFDAFYKQYAGQKNSPWTFDKKNYTAMLNF, from the coding sequence ATAGATTTATCCAAACTTAAGCCTGAAGATGTAACAAGAACTATTGCAGAATACTTAATTGAAAATCCAGCCGCAGTTTATGCAACTCAACATGGCTGGTTTAAAGACCTGTTTTATGCTGCAGGATTTGTCAGAGATGATAAAGGCGTTTACCACGCGCGACAAGATGCTTTACAGCAATATGGAGGGTACAATTTCGTTTACGATATAATCTTTGATTATGCCACCAGTATGAAAACGCAACCTTTCGAGTTTACATACGATGATCAAGATTACAGATTCTGGGCATGGAAAGGAGACTATTTGAATTTAGGAGCCGGAGCGGAGTTGGGTTTATATAAAAGGTTATCAGTATTCGAAAATGAAACAGACCATTGGCTTGTTGATACGAACCTTGCGTTGCCAATGACCCTGACGTTGAATGATAATAAAGGAAACCTAATTGCTTCGTATAACCCGTCAGAGCCTCAGTGGTGGATAACAGCGTTTAATCCTTACAAGCAGGATGTTAATGCAAGGGACTTAAGAGTTACATATACTGTTGATTTTTCAGGGAACAAAGAAAATAAAGGAATGTTTGATGCATTTTATAAACAGTATGCTGGACAAAAAAACTCCCCATGGACATTCGATAAGAAAAATTATACGGCGATGTTAAACTTTTAG
- a CDS encoding IS110 family transposase, whose protein sequence is MMGIYKKRNTCFIGIDMHKDMHCAVIIDCWMDKMGEISFENRPSKFPAFIENVRRICGSKEIVFGLEDTRGFGRNLSAYLVGRKFDVKHVNPAHTSAVRLANPIVHKDDSYDAYCVARVLRDMVDSLPDAKHEDIYWTIRQMVKRRDLLVKNNVMNKNTLHNQLMYSYPSYRKFFSEIDGKSALYFWENYPSPMHIKNTTPEKVYEALKAINQSLKMERILQIHALIEADGDTRKDFQEERDFIVKSLVKSIKNNLEQIHEIDIELERIIPLTGYKLRTMPGIDITTEAQIISEIGDINRFPDSDKLAQFMGLAPVKFSSAGKGKDERCRNGNRALNAIFHFLAIQMISVSKCGTPRHPVFREYFEQKVTEGKNKPQALVRVARRLVRIIYGMMKTKTEYRPFEKADRTNF, encoded by the coding sequence ATGATGGGAATATACAAAAAAAGAAACACCTGCTTTATCGGAATTGACATGCATAAAGACATGCACTGCGCAGTCATTATTGACTGTTGGATGGATAAAATGGGAGAAATCAGCTTTGAAAACAGACCATCGAAGTTTCCCGCATTCATCGAAAATGTCAGAAGAATATGCGGTTCAAAGGAAATAGTATTTGGGCTTGAAGACACAAGAGGCTTTGGAAGAAACCTGTCGGCTTACCTTGTCGGCAGAAAATTTGATGTAAAGCATGTAAACCCAGCACATACAAGTGCAGTAAGACTGGCGAATCCAATTGTTCACAAGGATGACTCCTATGACGCTTATTGTGTTGCAAGAGTTTTGCGTGATATGGTAGATAGTCTGCCAGATGCAAAGCATGAGGATATTTACTGGACAATACGGCAAATGGTAAAAAGGCGTGACCTGCTTGTGAAGAATAACGTCATGAATAAAAACACGCTTCATAATCAGCTAATGTACTCATATCCAAGCTACAGAAAGTTCTTTTCAGAAATTGACGGAAAAAGTGCCCTTTACTTTTGGGAAAACTATCCGTCACCCATGCACATAAAAAATACCACTCCTGAAAAGGTTTATGAAGCATTAAAGGCAATTAATCAAAGCTTGAAAATGGAGAGAATACTCCAAATACATGCTCTCATTGAAGCTGATGGAGATACTCGGAAAGACTTCCAAGAGGAAAGAGATTTCATCGTTAAAAGCCTTGTGAAAAGCATTAAGAATAACCTTGAGCAGATACATGAAATTGATATTGAGCTTGAAAGAATAATCCCTCTGACAGGCTACAAATTAAGAACAATGCCCGGAATTGATATTACAACCGAAGCTCAAATCATTTCTGAAATCGGGGATATCAACCGTTTTCCCGACTCGGATAAGCTTGCTCAGTTCATGGGTCTGGCTCCGGTAAAATTCAGTTCAGCAGGAAAAGGCAAGGATGAACGCTGCAGAAATGGAAACAGGGCATTAAACGCAATATTCCACTTCTTAGCGATTCAGATGATATCAGTATCAAAGTGCGGAACTCCGAGACATCCTGTGTTTAGAGAGTACTTTGAGCAAAAGGTTACGGAAGGTAAGAACAAGCCACAGGCATTGGTCCGTGTGGCGAGAAGGCTTGTAAGAATTATTTACGGCATGATGAAAACAAAGACGGAATACAGACCATTTGAGAAGGCTGATAGAACTAATTTTTAA
- a CDS encoding DUF2691 family protein, with protein MIALDINVKNEKNNYLCKIFSGVDVLQYEWEIIYEDFQFYENGERKEKLFEIDILSGEEFLKCISRDKYYMIFVDIKAYPINSKRAEINNFKDFLESKCEIVFLCTDSGFIEFYCKDKDILDIVYNNCIDNEFENVQYRSITDVSERNLVAW; from the coding sequence ATGATTGCATTAGACATTAATGTGAAAAATGAAAAAAATAATTATCTTTGTAAAATTTTCAGTGGAGTAGATGTACTTCAATATGAATGGGAAATAATTTATGAAGATTTTCAATTTTACGAAAATGGTGAAAGAAAAGAAAAACTTTTTGAGATAGATATTTTAAGTGGAGAAGAATTCCTAAAATGTATTTCAAGAGATAAATATTACATGATATTTGTTGATATAAAGGCGTATCCTATAAATTCTAAAAGAGCTGAAATTAATAATTTCAAAGATTTTTTAGAAAGTAAATGTGAAATTGTATTTCTTTGCACCGATTCTGGATTTATAGAATTTTACTGTAAAGACAAGGACATATTAGACATAGTATATAACAATTGTATAGATAATGAATTTGAAAATGTACAATATAGGTCTATCACAGATGTTTCAGAAAGGAATCTTGTTGCGTGGTAG